The Saprospiraceae bacterium genome includes a window with the following:
- a CDS encoding DUF4252 domain-containing protein, with translation MKSIFSLAIAMFFTLAGFAQTDAIERFFKDYQDDENFTIVYVSPKMFQMVSKVTDGSDDKELSEIVKDLKGLRILTSKVNPEKVYADANKRLNIKEYEELVTVRDKGSNVRFVTKEANGTINELLLLVGGKTEFVMMSFVGNIDLNKIAKLAKKLDIDGAEHLDKVKKK, from the coding sequence ATGAAAAGCATTTTTTCATTAGCGATAGCTATGTTTTTTACTCTGGCAGGCTTTGCGCAAACAGATGCCATAGAGCGATTTTTTAAAGATTATCAGGATGACGAAAACTTCACAATCGTATACGTCAGCCCTAAAATGTTTCAGATGGTCAGCAAAGTGACTGATGGCAGTGATGACAAAGAGCTTTCTGAAATAGTCAAGGACTTAAAAGGTTTGAGAATCCTTACTTCCAAGGTCAATCCGGAAAAAGTCTATGCTGATGCCAACAAACGACTGAATATCAAAGAATACGAGGAACTGGTGACTGTGAGAGACAAAGGTTCGAATGTAAGATTTGTAACTAAAGAAGCTAATGGTACTATCAATGAGTTGTTACTCCTTGTAGGCGGTAAAACTGAGTTTGTGATGATGAGTTTTGTAGGAAACATCGACCTGAACAAAATTGCAAAACTTGCGAAAAAATTGGATATAGATGGAGCTGAGCATCTTGATAAAGTCAAGAAGAAATAA
- a CDS encoding NAD-dependent epimerase/dehydratase family protein: protein MKPEPKILVTGANGQIGRVLTEELRIKYGTNAVLATDITKLSVTVEPFEFLDILNIQRLREIIIDHGINQIYHLAAILSANGEWNPLKTWNINLNGLRSVLDLAREFNMQKVFFASAIAVFGTTTPRIKTAQDVPLLPSTVYGISKATGELWCNYYFKRYGLDVRSLRYPGIIGWQSLPAGGTTDYAVEIFHAALKDKQYTCFLKEDTRLPMMYMDDAIKATIDLMEAPSETISVRYSYNLAAMSFTPAEIASEIQKHIPEFSISYEPDFRQDIAASWSETIDDSVARIDWNWAPNYDLTSMTKDMLDHLK from the coding sequence GTGAAGCCCGAGCCCAAAATCTTAGTCACAGGTGCCAATGGTCAAATCGGAAGAGTATTGACCGAAGAGCTTAGAATCAAATATGGAACGAATGCAGTTCTTGCCACAGACATTACCAAACTATCAGTCACTGTCGAGCCATTTGAGTTTCTTGATATCCTCAATATTCAGAGACTCAGAGAAATTATCATAGATCATGGAATCAATCAAATCTATCATCTTGCAGCCATACTATCTGCAAATGGAGAATGGAATCCATTAAAAACATGGAATATCAATCTAAATGGTCTACGATCTGTGTTGGATCTTGCACGTGAGTTCAATATGCAGAAAGTTTTTTTCGCAAGTGCCATTGCAGTTTTTGGTACTACTACTCCCAGAATCAAAACCGCCCAGGATGTACCATTGCTACCTTCCACAGTATATGGGATAAGCAAAGCTACTGGTGAACTATGGTGCAATTATTATTTTAAAAGGTATGGACTTGATGTAAGGTCTTTACGGTATCCAGGTATCATCGGCTGGCAATCCTTACCTGCAGGTGGCACCACAGATTACGCAGTAGAAATTTTTCATGCTGCGCTCAAGGATAAACAATACACTTGTTTCCTTAAAGAAGATACAAGGCTACCAATGATGTACATGGATGATGCCATTAAAGCCACCATTGACCTTATGGAAGCTCCGTCAGAAACCATTTCTGTAAGATATAGTTACAATCTTGCAGCCATGAGTTTTACTCCTGCAGAAATTGCGTCCGAAATCCAAAAGCATATTCCAGAATTTTCAATATCTTATGAGCCGGATTTCAGACAGGATATCGCCGCAAGCTGGAGTGAAACGATTGATGATTCGGTAGCCAGAATCGATTGGAATTGGGCTCCTAATTATGACCTGACTTCCATGACAAAAGATATGTTGGACCATCTAAAATGA
- a CDS encoding cytochrome-c peroxidase gives MTRLIFIICLMVGLLYSCADNTTVSGEELKPILPAEPFAYDGLRLPKGTNPSGATNRNIKFSNGQPVMIDGQFVFEPVSTMTIKPWVATLGRVLFYDTKLSLNNTISCGSCHHQDKGFADGLQFSTGFEGRITERNSMGITNPIVQNNLFWDSRSKTLHDLSLQPVQNHIEMGMENINRLIEKLENTAYYKPLFNKAFGNEKVTPERISTALSQFVGSITSNRSRFDQGLNNNFANLSELERLGNDIFHSDRAKCSTCHGGNNFSALDGPGDPYGGGFSGQDLRGATNIGLDLEYKDKGLNNGKFKIPSLRNIDLTKPYMHDGRFKTLEEVVEHYSSGVKQHRDLDSKFTDGKGNVKQLNLTHLEKKALVAFLKTLTDSEMISDPKWSNPFKQ, from the coding sequence ATGACTAGACTTATTTTTATTATTTGCCTTATGGTTGGCCTGCTTTACTCTTGTGCTGATAATACCACTGTATCCGGAGAAGAGCTTAAACCAATTTTGCCTGCAGAACCATTTGCTTATGATGGACTAAGGCTCCCAAAAGGTACAAACCCTTCAGGGGCTACCAACAGAAATATAAAATTTAGCAACGGTCAACCTGTGATGATAGATGGTCAATTTGTTTTTGAACCTGTGAGCACAATGACTATAAAACCATGGGTAGCTACACTTGGAAGAGTACTCTTTTATGATACAAAATTATCATTGAACAACACGATTTCATGTGGAAGTTGTCACCATCAGGACAAAGGTTTCGCAGACGGACTTCAGTTTAGCACTGGTTTTGAAGGAAGAATCACAGAAAGAAATAGCATGGGGATCACCAATCCAATTGTCCAAAACAATTTGTTCTGGGATTCAAGATCAAAAACACTTCATGATTTATCACTCCAACCAGTTCAAAACCATATAGAAATGGGTATGGAAAATATAAACCGACTGATTGAAAAATTGGAAAATACAGCCTATTACAAACCGCTTTTCAATAAAGCTTTTGGCAACGAAAAAGTGACTCCGGAAAGAATATCTACAGCACTATCCCAATTTGTGGGTTCCATCACTTCCAACAGATCAAGATTTGACCAGGGATTGAATAATAACTTTGCTAATCTTTCCGAACTTGAAAGACTTGGTAATGACATCTTCCATAGTGATCGGGCAAAGTGCTCAACTTGTCATGGCGGAAATAACTTCAGTGCCTTAGATGGTCCGGGAGATCCTTATGGCGGAGGTTTTTCAGGTCAGGATCTTCGCGGGGCAACCAATATAGGTTTGGATCTGGAATATAAAGATAAAGGTTTAAATAATGGTAAATTTAAAATTCCAAGTCTCAGAAATATAGATCTTACCAAACCCTATATGCATGATGGCAGATTCAAAACCCTCGAAGAAGTAGTAGAACATTACAGCTCAGGTGTAAAGCAGCACAGGGATCTGGATTCAAAATTTACTGACGGAAAAGGAAATGTAAAACAACTTAATCTAACTCATCTGGAGAAAAAAGCTTTAGTTGCATTTCTTAAGACATTGACTGATTCGGAGATGATTTCAGATCCAAAATGGAGCAACCCTTTCAAACAATAG
- a CDS encoding alpha/beta hydrolase yields the protein METDQNKQKNKSKVVVTLSKGIQVGESILNGIVGDYLSGTSNGLSIDMQFFRHGKPVVLDKDFHEKYDTPLNPKICILVHGLINNETTWNYKESDEINYGSLLQNDLKYTPFYIRYNTGIHISENGKLLSQLIASLIAVYPVRVKEIVMIAHSMGGLVVRSACHYAPLQSADWHLQVSKLIFMGTPHLGAPLEKFGNAVTYLLKKVPVSYTKLTGDIINLRSAGIKDLRYGYLTDEDWEGHHPDQLLKNNKTIVPLLDHAEYFLVTGTLSKDPESLASQWFGDAMVLKSSATGHSRNKHHLNFNLKNHKEFAGVAHQKLVNHPEVYDQIRSWISKKRKTAGFSPADTTSNINQRKSSHFPKVSESKKSKLSGIKTLSADTFKHSISKLEELNESRITYKILNHIPLVNIFSKEIENTQVQLTAKMLRSLKKLVT from the coding sequence ATGGAAACAGATCAGAACAAACAAAAAAATAAATCTAAAGTGGTTGTGACATTAAGTAAAGGAATACAAGTAGGCGAAAGCATTCTTAATGGTATTGTTGGGGACTATTTGAGTGGAACATCAAATGGACTTTCAATAGACATGCAGTTTTTCAGACATGGAAAGCCCGTAGTATTGGACAAGGATTTTCATGAAAAGTATGATACACCACTGAATCCAAAAATTTGTATATTGGTACATGGACTAATTAATAACGAAACCACCTGGAATTATAAAGAATCGGATGAGATAAATTATGGAAGCTTACTGCAGAATGATTTGAAGTACACACCTTTTTATATACGATACAATACTGGCATACATATTTCTGAAAATGGCAAATTACTTTCACAATTGATAGCATCTTTGATCGCAGTATATCCTGTTCGGGTAAAAGAGATTGTCATGATTGCACATAGTATGGGTGGGCTCGTGGTAAGAAGTGCCTGTCATTATGCACCTTTGCAGAGCGCTGACTGGCATTTGCAAGTCAGCAAATTGATATTTATGGGTACCCCACATCTTGGGGCACCACTGGAAAAATTTGGGAATGCTGTCACATATCTCCTGAAAAAAGTACCAGTATCTTATACTAAACTGACAGGAGACATTATCAACTTGCGAAGTGCTGGTATCAAGGACTTAAGATATGGTTATCTGACTGATGAAGATTGGGAAGGCCATCATCCGGATCAATTACTCAAAAACAATAAAACAATAGTGCCCCTTCTGGATCATGCTGAGTATTTTTTGGTAACAGGAACTTTAAGCAAAGACCCTGAAAGCCTTGCAAGTCAATGGTTTGGTGATGCGATGGTCCTTAAAAGCAGTGCAACTGGCCATTCACGAAATAAACATCATCTGAATTTTAATTTAAAAAACCATAAGGAATTTGCCGGCGTGGCACACCAAAAACTGGTCAATCATCCGGAAGTATATGATCAGATCAGATCTTGGATTTCAAAAAAAAGGAAAACAGCCGGATTTTCACCCGCGGATACCACATCAAATATAAACCAAAGAAAATCATCTCACTTTCCAAAAGTATCAGAAAGTAAAAAATCAAAACTGAGCGGTATCAAGACATTGTCCGCAGACACATTCAAACATAGCATTTCTAAGCTCGAAGAACTAAACGAAAGCAGAATTACATATAAAATACTGAATCACATACCATTAGTCAATATATTCAGTAAAGAAATTGAGAACACTCAGGTACAATTGACCGCCAAGATGTTGCGTTCATTAAAGAAATTAGTAACATAA
- a CDS encoding methionyl-tRNA formyltransferase: MKIIFMGTPEFAVPSLDILVTNGYQIAAVVTAPDSMGGRGGKQLIESAVKKYAVEKQIPVLQPEKLKSPAFIEALKNINADIQIVVAFRMLPEIVWNMPPLGTFNLHGSLLPKYRGAAPINHAIINGEKETGVTSFKLKHEIDTGDILIQRMIPISDDENAGHLHDKMKNIGAEVVLESVKMIENGHYTFIRQKDELASHAPKIFHETCRINFNSPARKIHNFIRGLSPYPGAWIRVDDREMKILSATIVNNTDTSESGTIITDYKKNLKIKCADGYIHVLQLKPEGKKLMSTSEYLNGCKVLSEKVDQEYV, translated from the coding sequence ATGAAAATCATTTTTATGGGTACGCCTGAGTTTGCAGTACCATCACTTGATATCCTTGTCACAAATGGTTACCAAATCGCTGCCGTTGTAACTGCACCTGACAGTATGGGTGGACGTGGGGGCAAACAGCTCATAGAGTCTGCTGTAAAAAAATATGCCGTTGAAAAACAAATACCTGTTTTACAGCCCGAAAAACTAAAATCACCAGCATTTATTGAAGCGCTAAAGAACATTAATGCTGATATACAGATAGTGGTAGCTTTCAGAATGTTGCCCGAAATAGTGTGGAATATGCCACCTTTGGGAACATTTAACTTACATGGTAGCCTGCTGCCAAAATACAGGGGCGCTGCGCCTATCAACCACGCCATCATCAATGGGGAAAAGGAAACCGGTGTAACGAGCTTCAAATTAAAACACGAAATAGACACAGGAGATATATTGATTCAGAGAATGATTCCTATCTCTGATGATGAAAACGCCGGCCACCTTCATGACAAAATGAAAAATATAGGCGCTGAAGTAGTGCTGGAAAGTGTAAAAATGATAGAAAATGGCCATTACACATTTATCCGTCAGAAAGATGAACTTGCTTCACATGCCCCAAAAATATTTCACGAAACATGTCGAATAAATTTTAATAGTCCCGCACGAAAGATTCACAATTTTATACGAGGTCTGAGTCCATATCCCGGAGCATGGATACGGGTAGACGATAGGGAAATGAAAATTCTGTCGGCTACTATTGTGAATAATACTGACACATCGGAAAGCGGAACGATAATAACTGATTATAAAAAGAATTTGAAAATAAAATGTGCAGATGGTTATATCCATGTACTTCAACTCAAGCCTGAAGGTAAAAAATTGATGTCCACATCAGAATATCTCAACGGATGTAAGGTATTGTCTGAAAAAGTGGATCAAGAGTATGTTTAA
- a CDS encoding DUF3575 domain-containing protein, translating to MKRILIICLFFIYSSVNAQVSSSEGRGSKANIKTNALNLIMIPSIHFEYRIARSSSLQFNFHRGHITFISEHDWLNASLDFRKYFPGQRIDAMTGWYISAGFAYKYDYNDVILDDLDNIVKNGLSRIGPIVRCGYQFGLSDAFTMDLGIGLAALLETHSYKRNPAEGEYRAMCGIGYRFR from the coding sequence ATGAAGAGAATTTTAATTATATGTTTATTTTTTATTTACAGCTCCGTCAATGCTCAGGTTAGTTCATCTGAAGGTCGTGGCTCTAAAGCCAACATAAAAACAAATGCTCTTAACTTAATTATGATTCCATCTATTCACTTTGAATACAGGATTGCCCGGAGTTCATCATTACAATTCAATTTTCATCGCGGTCATATTACATTTATTTCTGAACATGACTGGTTGAATGCATCACTGGATTTCAGGAAATATTTCCCTGGACAAAGGATTGATGCAATGACGGGTTGGTATATTTCAGCAGGTTTTGCGTATAAGTATGATTATAATGATGTGATTCTGGATGATTTGGATAATATAGTCAAAAATGGATTAAGTCGCATCGGACCAATAGTAAGATGCGGTTACCAGTTTGGACTTAGTGATGCTTTCACAATGGATTTGGGTATTGGACTTGCGGCACTCCTGGAGACACACAGTTACAAACGCAATCCTGCAGAAGGAGAATATCGGGCAATGTGTGGTATTGGTTACCGATTTAGATAG
- a CDS encoding RNA polymerase sigma factor — translation MNENKMNALNLPFKDKLYRFALNIVGNTFDAEDIMQELMIKIWNRMEQYNAIDNKEAWCMTVTRNLAIDKTRNKKVKTNDISDYQHLRDDDMTQDRKIEIEERFGNIMNLVNQLPEKQREIVHLRDVEGYTYHEIAEMTETTLDFVKVSLHRARKTLKEQLLKRNIKGYEA, via the coding sequence ATGAACGAAAATAAAATGAATGCCCTTAATTTGCCATTTAAAGATAAATTGTATCGATTTGCTTTAAACATTGTGGGTAATACATTTGATGCTGAAGATATCATGCAGGAATTGATGATAAAAATATGGAACAGGATGGAGCAATACAATGCCATAGACAATAAAGAAGCTTGGTGTATGACTGTAACCAGAAATCTGGCCATAGATAAAACCAGAAATAAAAAAGTAAAGACTAATGATATTTCTGATTATCAGCATCTGCGAGATGACGATATGACACAGGATCGCAAAATTGAAATAGAAGAGCGTTTTGGAAATATCATGAATCTGGTCAATCAATTGCCTGAAAAACAAAGGGAAATCGTCCATCTCAGAGATGTGGAAGGATACACCTATCATGAGATTGCTGAAATGACGGAGACCACGCTTGATTTTGTGAAGGTTAGCCTCCACAGAGCACGCAAGACACTCAAAGAACAATTGTTAAAAAGAAACATAAAAGGGTATGAGGCCTGA
- a CDS encoding N-acetylmuramoyl-L-alanine amidase, which produces MLRYFVYITAFLLLLPGVLSASNHAVARVKKGENIEKLLKRHLLTPHLCNIDAFKNINKLKNPNKISAGKVYKLPLKIVEYNGKNIRTSAGIHDLNIAKKIEKLNSDLLKVGIRDKNYKENGKLWVPFAEYNCEQDKDLVESEGATNKDLIVADKKSESNAIIPTATEMKRTGIREIFVPLMGPGYDIVHVEDLTLSGQVYYIISGHGGPDPGAVCTDCPSKMCEDEYAYDVALRLARDLMQHGATVHMIVQDKNDGIRDEQYLACDNDEKLMGEDLIPLSQKRRLQDRVDEVNHLYKKYKKNGVKVQKAIEIHVDSRSKGTRQDVFFYYNKNNPGSKKMAENTQDVFASKYDQHQKDRGYKGFVEDRGIYMVRNLKPDLLFVELANIRNTSDQKRLIINTNRQALANWLF; this is translated from the coding sequence ATGTTACGATATTTTGTATATATCACAGCTTTCCTATTATTACTTCCTGGTGTTCTTTCGGCTTCAAATCATGCAGTAGCCCGAGTCAAAAAAGGAGAAAATATTGAAAAACTTCTCAAAAGACATTTACTCACACCTCACCTTTGTAATATTGATGCATTCAAGAATATCAATAAATTAAAAAACCCAAATAAAATATCAGCAGGTAAAGTATATAAACTTCCTCTTAAGATAGTAGAGTACAATGGTAAAAACATCCGTACCTCCGCAGGTATCCATGATCTGAATATTGCTAAAAAGATAGAAAAGCTCAACAGTGATCTTCTTAAAGTGGGAATTAGGGACAAAAACTATAAAGAAAATGGAAAACTTTGGGTGCCTTTTGCTGAATACAATTGCGAACAAGACAAAGATCTTGTTGAATCTGAAGGTGCCACAAATAAAGACCTAATAGTAGCTGATAAAAAATCGGAATCAAACGCTATCATACCCACGGCAACTGAAATGAAAAGAACAGGAATAAGAGAGATTTTTGTTCCACTCATGGGTCCTGGATATGACATTGTTCATGTAGAAGATTTAACTCTATCCGGTCAGGTATATTATATCATCAGCGGACATGGAGGTCCTGATCCCGGAGCTGTATGCACTGACTGTCCTTCCAAAATGTGTGAAGATGAGTATGCTTATGATGTAGCGTTAAGGCTGGCAAGAGATCTGATGCAGCACGGAGCAACTGTTCATATGATAGTGCAGGATAAAAACGATGGTATCAGAGACGAACAATACCTTGCTTGTGATAATGATGAAAAACTAATGGGCGAAGATTTGATACCGTTATCACAAAAGAGAAGACTTCAGGACAGAGTAGATGAAGTCAATCATCTTTATAAAAAATACAAGAAAAATGGAGTAAAAGTGCAGAAAGCAATAGAAATACATGTGGACTCAAGAAGCAAAGGAACAAGGCAAGATGTTTTTTTCTACTATAATAAAAATAATCCGGGAAGTAAAAAAATGGCAGAAAATACTCAGGACGTATTCGCTTCAAAATATGACCAACATCAAAAAGACAGAGGATATAAAGGATTTGTTGAGGATAGAGGTATATACATGGTCAGAAACCTGAAACCGGATTTGTTGTTTGTTGAATTGGCCAATATCCGCAATACTTCTGATCAAAAAAGACTCATCATCAACACCAATAGACAAGCTTTGGCCAATTGGCTTTTTTGA
- a CDS encoding DUF4252 domain-containing protein — translation MNSKIFSTILCFVFSVVIYGQKNIDQVLRKYKNDEGVVNMNFTGEILKMINASDKKIQSTVDLVDIIVFKNTEDIDNDDKKAIQTVLTRDKFDLLVDVKNK, via the coding sequence ATGAATTCAAAAATCTTTTCAACAATCTTATGTTTTGTTTTTTCTGTTGTCATTTACGGACAAAAAAACATTGACCAGGTACTAAGAAAATACAAAAATGACGAAGGTGTGGTCAATATGAATTTTACCGGAGAAATACTTAAAATGATCAATGCATCAGACAAAAAGATACAAAGTACTGTTGATCTTGTAGATATTATTGTCTTTAAGAATACTGAAGATATCGACAATGATGATAAAAAAGCCATACAAACTGTATTGACAAGAGATAAATTTGATCTTTTGGTTGACGTAAAAAACAAATAA
- a CDS encoding Rpn family recombination-promoting nuclease/putative transposase, translated as MRYLDPKNDLVFKKVFGGHAHILLSFLNATLPLEEGQIIKSIKYLPPELVPEIPVIKNSIVDVRCVDNQGRQFIVEMQMLWTDSFKSRVLFNASKAYVRQLDKGVEYQGLKPVYALSLVNEIFDKDSPSYYHHYRLVHTEDQNKIIDGLQLIFIEIPKFKLKNITVMKLFVLWMRYMSEIENGQEMIDQQLLKELKTVPEIAEALELTKESAYTKSELEAYDKYWDSIRTERTLIADAEAKGIAQGRQEGRQEGRQEGELKKQIEIVINCFENKISIPVIANITHLTEDEVIKILKENAKA; from the coding sequence ATGAGATATTTAGATCCAAAAAATGATTTGGTGTTTAAAAAGGTGTTTGGTGGTCATGCCCATATACTTTTGAGTTTTTTGAATGCAACGTTGCCATTGGAAGAAGGCCAAATCATAAAGAGTATAAAATATCTTCCCCCTGAATTAGTTCCGGAAATACCTGTAATCAAAAATTCTATTGTGGATGTTCGATGTGTGGACAATCAAGGGAGGCAGTTTATCGTGGAAATGCAGATGTTGTGGACAGATAGTTTCAAGAGTAGGGTATTATTTAATGCATCAAAAGCTTATGTAAGACAATTGGACAAAGGTGTAGAGTATCAAGGATTAAAACCAGTTTATGCCTTGAGTTTGGTCAATGAAATATTTGATAAAGACTCTCCGTCTTACTATCATCATTACAGATTAGTACACACTGAAGATCAGAATAAAATTATTGATGGCCTACAGCTAATTTTTATTGAAATACCCAAATTCAAACTTAAAAACATTACAGTCATGAAACTCTTCGTACTGTGGATGCGTTATATGTCTGAGATAGAAAATGGACAAGAAATGATAGACCAACAATTGCTCAAGGAATTAAAAACCGTACCTGAAATAGCAGAAGCACTCGAACTTACTAAAGAAAGTGCTTATACCAAATCGGAGTTGGAAGCTTATGATAAATATTGGGATAGTATACGCACTGAAAGGACGCTTATAGCAGATGCAGAAGCCAAAGGTATAGCACAAGGAAGACAAGAAGGAAGACAAGAAGGAAGACAGGAAGGAGAGCTTAAAAAGCAAATCGAAATTGTAATTAATTGTTTTGAAAATAAAATTTCCATTCCTGTCATAGCAAATATCACACATTTGACTGAGGACGAAGTTATAAAAATCTTGAAAGAAAATGCGAAAGCTTAA
- a CDS encoding reverse transcriptase-like protein produces MNTHISIYTDGSCHPQHGLGAWAAIILTDKGKTVLSGIVYKTTHQRMELTAIIKSLEFVQQQSSDLKDIIHINSDSQYVIGLKSREEKIVSNLYLNVKGNKIANQDLVKEYFLISQHFCITYSKIKAHQKLSNASKYNVDVDKLSRKLIREAVKQLCQV; encoded by the coding sequence TTGAATACTCATATCAGCATTTATACAGATGGAAGTTGCCATCCACAACATGGTTTAGGCGCTTGGGCTGCGATAATTCTCACTGATAAGGGAAAAACAGTTTTGTCAGGGATAGTCTACAAAACTACACATCAGCGTATGGAATTGACCGCCATCATTAAAAGTCTTGAATTTGTTCAGCAGCAGAGCTCGGATTTAAAAGATATTATTCATATAAATTCAGACAGTCAATACGTGATTGGGTTAAAGTCAAGAGAGGAAAAAATTGTGTCTAACTTGTACTTAAATGTTAAAGGAAATAAAATTGCTAATCAGGATTTGGTTAAAGAATATTTTCTTATCAGCCAGCACTTTTGCATTACATACTCAAAAATAAAAGCACATCAGAAACTGTCAAATGCATCAAAATATAATGTTGATGTCGATAAATTATCCCGAAAACTGATCAGAGAAGCTGTTAAACAGCTATGTCAAGTTTAA
- a CDS encoding aminotransferase class I/II-fold pyridoxal phosphate-dependent enzyme: MTNQKTFTSSLPGRTIQMDQQKYLYFSGTSYLGIGRQPAFQTMLLEGFEKYGTIYSASRHNNVQLAIYDEAEDYFAYINQAEGAVTVSSGLLAGQLVMSMLEGSKVIYAPGVHPALWEHAAIHYDFLDSVDFSNSIADRAAEIPGKVLICANTIDPLTCQPISFDWVKELSDNQDITLVFDDSHAFGIKSYEQAFSGSFHGKGSYSFLRSLVPAHIKLIVISSMAKASGIPGGIIFSDNTTIRAIKSMPLFSGATPIVPAYLYAFLHTKSMYDQAHQWLMLNIGFFMEYNSGILNQFRYISYYPVFYTTRNELYPKLMDEKILISSFAYPDPEAPPITRIVISALHTEEDIKALNESLKRCT; encoded by the coding sequence TTGACCAACCAAAAAACATTTACATCATCTTTACCGGGAAGAACCATCCAGATGGATCAGCAGAAATACCTGTATTTCAGTGGCACGTCATATCTTGGCATAGGACGTCAGCCAGCATTTCAAACTATGTTGCTCGAAGGGTTTGAAAAGTATGGGACGATCTACTCCGCTTCTCGTCATAATAATGTGCAACTGGCTATTTATGATGAAGCAGAAGACTATTTTGCTTATATCAACCAGGCTGAGGGCGCAGTCACTGTTTCATCAGGATTGCTTGCGGGCCAATTGGTGATGAGCATGTTGGAAGGGTCCAAAGTGATTTATGCTCCGGGTGTACATCCCGCTTTGTGGGAGCATGCCGCTATTCATTATGATTTTCTGGATTCTGTCGATTTTAGCAATAGTATTGCTGATCGTGCTGCTGAAATTCCTGGAAAGGTGTTGATTTGTGCCAATACCATCGATCCATTAACGTGCCAACCTATCTCATTTGATTGGGTAAAAGAATTGTCGGATAATCAAGATATTACTCTCGTTTTTGATGATTCCCATGCATTTGGTATCAAGTCATATGAACAGGCCTTTTCCGGATCCTTTCATGGCAAAGGATCGTACAGTTTTCTGAGGTCATTGGTTCCTGCTCATATAAAATTGATAGTTATCTCTTCTATGGCAAAAGCGTCAGGTATACCGGGAGGTATCATTTTTTCTGACAACACCACGATCCGGGCCATCAAATCAATGCCATTGTTTTCAGGCGCTACTCCGATTGTACCGGCATATCTTTATGCTTTTTTACATACTAAGTCAATGTACGATCAGGCACACCAGTGGTTGATGCTTAATATCGGCTTTTTTATGGAATACAATAGTGGCATCCTGAATCAATTCAGATACATCAGCTATTATCCTGTATTTTATACAACAAGGAATGAACTGTATCCCAAACTAATGGATGAAAAGATTTTGATCTCCAGTTTTGCATATCCCGATCCGGAGGCACCACCCATCACGCGCATAGTCATCAGTGCTCTACATACTGAAGAAGATATAAAAGCCCTGAATGAGAGTTTGAAAAGATGTACGTAA
- a CDS encoding DUF4252 domain-containing protein, which yields MKHIILFIMLLLMIPAISNGQSSVKSVVNQLKKTDGYEGFYVPGWVIRMGIKLIPKKDLDQKTIGLLDIAKGIRHIRVATTKLDLTKYNTAAIVKGFASKIKNKDRFEEYVSVRSEDTNLNILVKEHDDVITNLLIMSEDQGEISFIHLKTDLSVDDLKKISFRQLKDESSKLKSSEKSI from the coding sequence ATGAAACACATAATTCTATTCATTATGTTGTTGTTGATGATTCCTGCGATATCAAATGGGCAATCATCAGTTAAGTCAGTAGTCAATCAACTTAAAAAAACAGATGGGTACGAAGGATTCTATGTACCCGGATGGGTGATCAGAATGGGGATAAAATTGATACCTAAAAAGGATTTAGATCAGAAAACAATAGGACTGCTGGACATTGCCAAAGGTATAAGACACATCAGAGTCGCCACAACAAAACTCGACTTAACCAAGTACAATACTGCGGCTATCGTTAAAGGCTTTGCCAGTAAGATTAAAAACAAGGACAGGTTTGAAGAGTATGTCAGCGTGCGGTCAGAAGACACTAACCTCAATATTCTGGTGAAGGAACATGACGATGTGATCACCAATCTGCTCATCATGAGCGAGGATCAGGGAGAAATTTCTTTCATTCATTTAAAAACGGATCTGAGTGTGGATGATCTTAAAAAAATCTCCTTCAGGCAATTGAAAGACGAAAGCAGCAAACTCAAATCATCCGAAAAATCAATTTAA